The Bradysia coprophila strain Holo2 unplaced genomic scaffold, BU_Bcop_v1 contig_151, whole genome shotgun sequence genome contains a region encoding:
- the LOC119074792 gene encoding LIRP-like — MTSSKYLPLRIVLCLQILLFAAVCANDRERYCGPKLTQMLQILCRNVYASPTYNNRNDKRSDDAEDNDYINDELLNYPPFAFRSYPFVRQFDSASALGTRVRRDYTAVKRGVYDECCRSPCSLKQLMSYCGA, encoded by the exons atgACATCATCAAAATACTTGCCATTACGAATCGTATTATGCCTACAAATTCTGTTATTTGCTGCCGTTTGTGCCAACGATCGTGAGCGCTATTGTGGCCCGAAGTTAACACAAATGCTACAAATTCTCTGCAGAAACGTTTATGCTTCTCCGACATACAATAACAGAAATGACAAAAGATCCG ACGATGCTGAAGACAATGACTACATCAATGATGAACTATTGAATTATCCTCCATTTGCATTCCGATCCTATCCATTTGTGAGGCAATTCGATTCAGCATCAGCACTTGGCACCCGAGTGCGTCGTGATTACACGGCTGTAAAGCGCGGAGTCTACGACGAATGCTGCCGAAGCCCTTGTTCACTTAAGCAGTTAATGAGTTACTGTGGAGCTTGA
- the LOC119074782 gene encoding uncharacterized protein LOC119074782: MNIDSPMQQMNPGQRDDTLFPGNATKRDSYDDKMTVMNSSIASNMDDSTPSDSGIQLLDSVSESIMSNSGLLEYDLCTPLEHVSSTLPDVVLPAETATSVSDDVKSFVMTKSDIDNSNVQVFDPDMEAGNIPDEMKTSTCSTFDAENIVYRRKAKKTRNHSTGGPKKRVSFHEDILKNTKTDNIHIEHGFITYKGYSKKAPQIARYSWCSEGDDGDAKRNDQYLYRNACSDVLDYGNTEVYDKDANIIEYDNSGVFEYGPQENQLKNDEFYKCSCSDSNSSLDSGDSNDNVNRNYGQAKSNSCDCIGLNPQPKIVTNINDNCYFSEPNIESMDDSFDYVKPKSVWSKEKKPKTSCLKRQTGVIEEYDLSEKVKTFNVHQLPDHMNNIIDNSKYLFGSLKNIFGIPLPERGVPEGCEDLQSVYECLPEVENSSPVKPRTFLSKSFDGGLFKKNDKPKKYVHTVDEMLRRKVEPVSQGAPASLTKEPDVTNEDFVDLGESVQASPINNFRNKYIINCESTVFEHTGVSYETENSPLHATIEPTLIVEPTLPKAPAPVPFTAKLSNMFKSFRDNSPGFEIGIPKPAETIPSPGPTVEVSNIMTSSQISSISDNSSSTHRSSLPKPEISITTNSPNKHRHLSSPMRKRSMITRYENPRMSPDLFSTGRESKSVLSEEFDDILTITTSTDQTDSDIVIVDYPEPDAGIPTSQLLKPPSTKSSLINRFLRNVTQKKIQDATIKKNSFLAAKTKNDKKLFENIYVKGAKLPNTDLIDDLNAEIALEIELSGKNSMANNLMRLSDSKFNKIDYGLGVGEVSVDIFNPSTLHILRDEKEVLMKVFKLYTGYSLKGHMTPVLVFLTDKTLYVTDLIRNRLTNKFVLPYSELDVILIGPHGNTVLLSNSARDMQQVLLAGGPYPADGLVSSLEMCARRGGSTLPAVGQLTLDHLAPLQAFVRENSMVAKNDPWLYYAVVSVPANMLNLEEEPLGPHMKGPLMFRNISLSEQGQPWEAGYFLLKAGVLYMFNDAHQKLPNLAIALFECKGARRATKSTRPHCFELLLKTGFMQLAAPDEYVASDWLQALVQAASGLFEMQEKHKTLGCTLVMTSNHLITLREDFTAPLRRVNKIVSGVMSPPKLPSGNATRKLSASTITTDTMNDTMSSLSNSTNLSEYRLTSSNKSSPSRSQCNNSTVYNSGSDEKSFTSMSSIYGKNSGIEIKTCAALQEMSTIRIPSQGDNWWCILEFSCQEVRENSDDMVIFFATNSDLRRFLTMLETMWQSKNNAPFPISILPDNDPIGKQCSDLFFDLNKSWDPLISAALGYPQ, encoded by the exons ATGAATATCG ACTCACCAATGCAGCAAATGAATCCCGGACAAAGGGACGATACCTTGTTTCCCGGCAATGCCACTAAACGGGATAGCTATGACGATAAAATGACAGTAATGAACAGCAGCATAGCCAGTAACATGGATGATTCAACTCCCAGCGATTCCGGGATACAGTTGCTGGACTCTGTATCCGAGTCGATAATGTCAAACAGTGGACTGCTCGAATATGATTTGTGCACACCACTGGAACATGTTTCATCCACACTACCCGATGTGGTGCTGCCAGCTGAGACAGCCACCAGTGTGTCGGATGATGTGAAATCGTTTGTAATGACCAAAAGTGACATTGACAATTCGAATGTGCAAGTGTTTGATCCGGACATGGAAGCCGGAAACATTCCCGATGAAATGAAGACCAGCACCTGTTCAACATTCGATGCCGAAAATATTGTGTACAGACGGAAGGCGAAAAAGACGCGAAACCATTCGACCGGAGGACCGAAGAAGAGAGTTTCGTTTCACGAGGATATATTGAAGAATACGAAGACAGACAACATTCACATTGAGCATGGTTTTATCACGTACAAGGGCTATTCGAAGAAAGCACCGCAGATTGCACGGTATTCATGGTGCTCTGAGGGAGATGACGGCGATGCGAAACGGAACGATCAATATTTGTATCGGAATGCGTGCTCTGATGTGCTGGATTACGGTAATACGGAAGTGTATGATAAGGATGCCAATATCATTGAGTACGACAATTCCGGTGTCTTTGAGTACGGCCCACAAGAAAACCAATtgaaaaatgacgaattttacAAATGCAGTTGCTCGGATTCAAATTCCAGTCTAGACTCCGGCGATAGCAACGACAATGTCAATCGAAACTATGGGCAAGCCAAATCCAATTCATGTGACTGCATCGGTCTGAATCCGCAGCCCAAAATTGTGACGAATATCAACGATAACTGCTACTTTTCCGAACCGAATATTGAGTCGATGGACGATTCGTTCGATTACGTCAAACCAAAATCGGTTTGGAGCAAGGAAAAGAAACCGAAAACGAGTTGCTTGAAACGACAAACTGGCGTCATTGAAGAGTACGACCTTAGcgaaaaagtgaaaacatTTAACGTCCATCAGTTGCCGGATCACATGAACAATATCATCGACAACAGTAAATACTTGTTCGGCTCGTTGAAGAATATATTTGGTATCCCATTGCCCGAGCGAGGAGTTCCGGAAGGATGTGAAGATTTACAATCCGTTTACGAGTGTTTGCCAGAGGTTGAAAACTCTTCGCCTGTTAAGCCGAGAACATTTCTGTCGAAGAGTTTCGACGGCGGACTATTCAAGAAAAATGATAAACCGAAGAAATATGTCCACACCGTTGACGAGATGCTGCGTCGAAAAGTGGAACCAGTTTCGCAGGGCGCTCCAGCCAGTCTAACAAAAGAGCCGGATGTGACCAATGAGGATTTCGTTGATCTGGGTGAAAGTGTACAAGCGTCGCCGATCAACAATTTCCGAAACAAATACATCATCAACTGCGAGAGCACTGTCTTCGAGCACACTGGTGTGTCCTATGAAACCGAAAATTCTCCGCTACATGCAACCATTGAACCAACATTGATTGTCGAACCAACCTTACCGAAAGCTCCCGCTCCAGTTCCATTCACCGCAAAGCTCAGCAATATGTTCAAGTCATTTCGCGACAACTCTCCCGGCTTTGAAATTGGCATACCGAAGCCGGCTGAGACTATACCGTCGCCTGGTCCGACGGTTGAAGTGTCCAACATTATGACTTCTAGTCAGATATCAAGCATATCGGATAATTCCAGTTCGACGCACAGGTCATCATTGCCGAAACCGGAAATTTCGATAACCACAAACTCACCGAACAAACACCGTCATCTATCGTCGCCAATGCGAAAGAGGTCAATGATTACGCGATATGAGAATCCACGCATGAGTCCGGATCTATTTTCGACCGGTCGTGAGTCGAAAAGTGTGCTATCCGAGGAATTTGACGATATTCTGACCATCACAACATCTACAGATCAAACGGACAGTGACATTGTAATTGTTGACTATCCCGAACCGGATGCTGGCATTCCCACCAGCCAATTGCTCAAACCTCCGTCAACCAAATCGTCGTTGATCAACCGATTTCTGCGGAATGTCACCCAGAAGAAGATCCAAGACGCAACAATCAAAAAGAATTCCTTCCTGGCAGCTAAGACGAAAAACGACaagaaattattcgaaaatatttatgtgaaaGGTGCAAAGTTGCCCAACACTGATCTGATCGACGATCTGAATGCGGAGATCGCGCTGGAAATTGAATTGTCCGGTAAAAATAGTATGGCGAACAATTTGATGCGTTTGAGTGACagcaaattcaacaaaattgattatGGGCTTGGTGTTGGGGAGGTATCGGTGGACATTTTCAATCCCAGTACATTGCACATACTTCGTGACGAAAAGGAGGTTCTAATGAAG GTTTTCAAATTGTACACTGGCTACAGTTTAAAGGGTCACATGACACCGGTCCTTGTATTTCTAACCGATAAGACCCTCTACGTAACGGATTTGATTAGAAATCGTTtgacaaacaaatttgttctgcCCTATTCGGAACTGGATGTTATTTTG ATAGGACCTCACGGTAATACAGTGCTTTTGAGCAACAGTGCTCGCGATATGCAACAAGTTCTGTTAGCTGGCGGTCCGTATCCTGCCGATGGCCTTGTGTCCAGTTTGGAAATGTGTGCACGCCGTGGCGGATCAACATTACCGGCTGTTGGACAATTGACGTTGGATCATTTGGCTCCGTTGCAAGCGTTTGTAAGGGAAAATTCGATGGTTGCGAAG AATGATCCATGGCTGTACTATGCCGTTGTTAGTGTGCCAGCAAACATGTTAAATCTGGAAGAAGAGCCTTTGGGGCCGCACATGAAGGGACCGCTTATGTTTCGGAATATTTCACTAAGCGAACAGGGACAACCGTGGGAGGCGGGATACTTTTTACTGAA GGCTGGCGTACTTTATATGTTCAACGACGCTCATCAAAAGCTTCCAAATTTGGCTATTGCTTTATTCGAATGTAAAGGTGCTAGACGTGCTACTAAATCGACTCGACCACATTGCTTTGAATTGTTGCTGAAAACAGGATTCATGCAACTGGCTGCTCCCGATGAGTATGTTGCCTCCGACTGGCTACAAGCATTAGTTCAGGCAGCTAGCGGG TTATTCGAAATGCAAGAAAAGCATAAAACACTTGGCTGCACTCTGGTCATGACATCCAACCATTTAATCACATTGAGAGAAGATTTTACCGCACCACTGAGGCGAGTGAATAAGATTGTCAGTGGAGTTATGTCGCCACCCAAATTACCGTCTGGCAATGCAACCAGGAAGCTCAGTGCGTCGACCATAACGACAGACACAATGAATGAT ACAATGTCATCGCTGagcaattcaacaaatttatccGAATATCGTTTGACATCGTCCAATAAAAGCTCACCGTCTCGGAGTCAGTGCAATAATTCGACGGTGTACAACAGCGGATCGGACGAGAAAAGCTTTACCAGCATGAGCAGTATCTACGGAAAGAATTCAGGGATAGAAATCAAAACGTGTGCTGCACTACAAGAAATGTCCACGATTCGCATACCATCTCAAGGGGACAATTGGTGGTGTATTTTG GAATTTTCCTGTCAAGAAGTACGCGAAAACTCCGACGACATGGTGATATTCTTCGCAACCAATTCGGATTTGCGACGTTTTTTGACAATGCTGGAAACAATGTGGCAATCCAAAAAT AATGCACCATTTCCCATCAGTATTTTACCGGATAATGACCCAATTGGCAAACAGTGTTCGGatttgtttttcgatttaaataaATCATGGGATCCGCTTATATCTGCCGCACTTGGTTATCCGCAGTAG